One segment of Saprospiraceae bacterium DNA contains the following:
- a CDS encoding trypsin-like peptidase domain-containing protein codes for MLNFLATEGAAANSSERRGRANEQDDYLLDAYSQTVTGVARRVSSGVVHLKVQKPTPQNRRQQQQMPPGGAGTGSGFVISSDGFVVTNSHVVNGATQIEASLPDGRSFHARVVGDDPATDVAVVKIDGDNLATLSFGESDRLQVGQIAIAIGNPYGFQYSVTAGVVSALGRTLRSQNGRLIDDVIQTDASLNPGNSGGPLVDSFGNVIGVNTAVILPAQGLCFAVAANLAKFVVGKLILEGRVRRGYLGIAAQAVPLPSKWTQTLELPTKGGIQIQNVEADGPANNAGLKAGDIIVQFEGKPIDSIDELHKALDETTIGRRSSLWVLRDGSLKSVAVTPGELK; via the coding sequence ATGCTTAATTTTCTTGCAACGGAAGGCGCGGCTGCGAACAGCAGCGAGCGCCGTGGCCGGGCGAATGAGCAAGATGACTACCTGCTCGATGCTTATTCCCAGACCGTCACCGGTGTCGCTCGCCGTGTCAGCAGCGGTGTCGTTCACCTGAAAGTCCAAAAACCAACGCCTCAAAATCGTCGGCAACAACAGCAAATGCCTCCCGGAGGGGCAGGCACTGGCAGCGGCTTCGTCATCAGCTCTGATGGTTTCGTGGTGACAAACAGTCATGTCGTGAATGGTGCCACCCAAATCGAGGCCAGCTTGCCCGATGGGCGTTCGTTCCATGCCCGCGTGGTGGGCGACGACCCAGCCACCGATGTGGCGGTGGTCAAAATTGACGGCGACAACCTCGCCACGCTTTCTTTCGGCGAAAGTGACCGATTGCAGGTCGGCCAAATCGCCATCGCCATCGGCAACCCCTACGGTTTCCAGTACTCCGTGACGGCGGGCGTGGTCAGCGCCTTGGGGCGCACGCTCCGCAGTCAGAATGGCCGACTTATTGACGACGTGATTCAGACCGATGCCTCGCTCAATCCCGGCAATTCCGGCGGCCCTTTGGTGGATTCGTTTGGCAATGTCATTGGGGTCAACACGGCGGTTATTTTGCCAGCGCAGGGATTGTGTTTTGCGGTTGCTGCCAATTTGGCCAAGTTCGTCGTCGGAAAACTAATACTCGAAGGCCGCGTGCGACGAGGTTATCTCGGCATCGCCGCACAGGCCGTGCCGCTGCCCAGCAAATGGACACAAACGCTGGAACTACCCACCAAAGGCGGCATTCAAATTCAAAACGTGGAAGCCGACGGCCCGGCCAACAACGCGGGCTTGAAAGCAGGCGACATCATCGTGCAGTTTGAAGGCAAGCCCATTGACTCGATTGACGAGCTGCACAAGGCGCTCGACGAAACCACCATCGGGCGGCGCTCCAGCCTTTGGGTGCTGCGCGATGGCAGCCTTAAAAGTGTGGCCGTGACACCAGGCGAATTGAAATAA
- the thrS gene encoding threonine--tRNA ligase has product MINITFPDGNVRQYAAGTTALDVAKSISEGLARVVLAASVNGEVRDLTRPINEDATIVFHKWEDKEGKQTYWHSSAHLLAEALESLFPGTKFGIGPAIENGFYYDVDTGDRMLTPAEFQKIEQKMLELARNKSEYKRSEVSKADAIKFFKEKGDEYKLELIDGLEDGQITFYQQGNFVDLCKGPHLPSTEPIKAVKILNLAGAYWRGDMERKQLTRVYAITFPKQKELDEYLQMLEEAKKRDHRKLGAELELFMFSEKVGQGLPLWLPKGTAVRQRLEDFLKKEQLKRGYQPVITPHIGGKKLYVTSGHWEKYGKDSFQPIHTPDVDEEFLLKPMNCPHHCEIYGHRPRSYRELPVRIAEFGTVYRYEMSGELHGLTRVRGFTQDDAHIFCTEDQIKDEFLGALDLTRYVLAKLGFDKFTAQISLRDPNDKSKYIGSDENWAKAEQAIIDAAAEAGLQTVTELGEAAFYGPKLDFMVKDALGRSWQLGTIQVDYNLPIRFDLWYVGADNQSHRPVMIHRAPFGSMERFMGVLIENCAGKFPLWLSPEQFAILPVSDKFVEYAYQVKQQLEADDLRGSVDDRNETIGRKIRDNELKRTPFLLIVGEKEVEAGTVAVRKQGEGDQGAVTVAAFAEMVKAQL; this is encoded by the coding sequence ATGATAAACATCACATTCCCCGACGGCAACGTTCGTCAGTATGCCGCCGGAACCACCGCGCTCGACGTGGCAAAAAGCATCAGCGAAGGTCTTGCCCGCGTCGTGCTGGCAGCTTCCGTCAATGGCGAAGTGCGGGATTTGACGCGCCCCATCAATGAGGACGCCACCATCGTTTTTCACAAATGGGAGGACAAAGAGGGCAAGCAAACCTACTGGCACTCTTCCGCTCACCTGCTCGCCGAGGCGCTGGAATCGCTGTTTCCCGGCACCAAATTCGGCATCGGCCCTGCCATCGAAAATGGCTTCTACTATGACGTGGACACGGGCGACCGAATGCTGACCCCCGCAGAGTTCCAGAAAATCGAGCAAAAAATGCTCGAGCTGGCCCGCAACAAAAGCGAGTACAAACGCAGCGAAGTCTCCAAAGCCGACGCTATCAAGTTTTTTAAGGAAAAAGGCGACGAGTACAAACTCGAACTGATTGACGGCTTGGAAGACGGCCAAATCACTTTCTACCAGCAAGGCAATTTCGTGGACCTCTGCAAAGGCCCGCACCTGCCGAGCACCGAGCCTATCAAAGCCGTCAAAATCCTCAACCTCGCCGGCGCTTACTGGCGCGGCGACATGGAGCGCAAGCAGCTGACGCGGGTCTATGCCATCACTTTCCCCAAGCAGAAAGAACTCGATGAGTACTTGCAAATGCTGGAGGAGGCCAAAAAACGCGACCATCGCAAATTGGGCGCTGAGTTGGAGCTGTTCATGTTTTCGGAAAAAGTGGGGCAGGGGCTTCCGCTATGGCTTCCGAAAGGCACGGCGGTGCGTCAGCGTTTGGAGGATTTTTTGAAAAAAGAACAACTCAAACGCGGCTATCAGCCCGTCATCACGCCGCATATCGGAGGCAAAAAGCTCTACGTCACTTCCGGCCACTGGGAAAAATACGGCAAAGACTCCTTCCAGCCCATCCACACACCCGACGTGGACGAAGAGTTTCTGCTCAAACCGATGAACTGTCCACATCACTGCGAAATCTATGGCCATCGCCCGCGCTCCTACCGCGAGTTGCCAGTGCGCATTGCAGAGTTTGGCACCGTTTATCGGTACGAAATGTCGGGCGAGCTGCACGGCCTCACGCGGGTGCGCGGCTTCACGCAAGACGATGCCCATATATTCTGCACCGAAGACCAAATCAAAGACGAGTTTCTCGGCGCGCTCGACCTCACTCGATATGTGTTGGCAAAATTGGGTTTTGACAAATTCACCGCCCAAATCAGCCTCCGCGACCCGAACGACAAGTCGAAATACATAGGCTCTGACGAAAACTGGGCAAAAGCCGAACAAGCCATCATTGACGCGGCGGCGGAAGCAGGCCTCCAAACCGTGACCGAACTCGGCGAGGCGGCGTTCTACGGCCCAAAACTCGATTTCATGGTGAAGGACGCATTGGGGCGCTCTTGGCAGCTCGGCACCATCCAAGTGGACTACAACCTGCCGATTCGCTTCGACCTCTGGTATGTCGGCGCAGACAACCAATCGCACCGACCAGTGATGATTCACCGCGCACCGTTCGGCTCCATGGAACGGTTCATGGGTGTGCTGATTGAAAACTGCGCGGGCAAATTCCCGCTTTGGCTCTCGCCGGAGCAATTTGCCATCCTACCCGTGTCGGACAAGTTTGTGGAATACGCCTACCAAGTCAAGCAACAACTCGAGGCCGACGACCTGCGCGGCTCAGTGGATGACCGCAACGAGACGATTGGCCGCAAAATCCGCGACAACGAACTGAAGCGCACCCCGTTTCTGCTCATCGTGGGCGAAAAGGAAGTGGAGGCCGGCACCGTCGCCGTGCGCAAGCAAGGCGAGGGCGACCAAGGGGCTGTGACAGTGGCGGCGTTTGCCGAGATGGTGAAGGCGCAACTGTAA
- a CDS encoding alkaline phosphatase family protein yields the protein MALALWFHGTSGTAQTPSGNAALQNGPMLGHVDMREALIWVQTTAPSTVVVEYWETSNPSAKMKTAPVVTTKTHGFTAKCVADQVQPGKAYQYAVLLNEQAVKLPFPTTFKTQPLWQWRTDPPAFSVATGSCAYTNEPVYDRPGRPYGSNFQIYASIYQQNPDVMLWLGDNVYYREPDWFTRTGMVHRYTHDRSIPELQPLLASTAHYAIWDDHDFGPNDSDGTFVHKDMAWEVFRDFWGNPTFGVNGQKGCTTYFQYMDVDFFLLDNRYFRTPNECRTCPERTLLGKEQLNWFLGALAQSQAPFKIVAIGGQLLTTSVKHETAANLFPAERDTILNFIERENIKGVVFLTGDKHFTELSAMKNGAGNWVYDLTTSPLTSGTNPNAEENKWHVEGTRVNTHNFSMLRFSGTRTERALEITNYDADGKETWKRTITAKGMK from the coding sequence ATGGCCCTTGCGCTCTGGTTTCATGGCACATCTGGCACCGCGCAAACTCCATCCGGCAATGCCGCGCTCCAAAATGGGCCCATGCTCGGCCATGTGGATATGCGCGAGGCGTTGATTTGGGTGCAAACCACCGCGCCCAGCACCGTAGTGGTGGAATACTGGGAGACGAGCAACCCATCGGCAAAAATGAAAACCGCTCCCGTCGTCACCACCAAAACACACGGCTTCACCGCAAAATGCGTGGCCGACCAAGTGCAGCCAGGCAAAGCCTATCAGTATGCCGTGCTCCTCAATGAGCAAGCAGTGAAGCTCCCTTTCCCCACCACGTTCAAGACACAACCCTTGTGGCAATGGCGCACCGACCCTCCCGCTTTCTCGGTGGCAACGGGCAGCTGTGCCTACACCAATGAGCCAGTGTATGACCGCCCCGGCAGACCGTATGGCTCCAATTTTCAGATATACGCCAGCATATACCAACAAAACCCCGACGTGATGCTTTGGCTCGGCGACAATGTCTATTACCGCGAGCCGGACTGGTTCACGCGCACGGGCATGGTGCATCGCTACACGCACGACCGCTCCATCCCCGAATTGCAGCCGCTACTGGCCTCCACGGCGCACTACGCCATCTGGGATGACCACGATTTTGGCCCCAATGACTCCGACGGCACGTTCGTTCACAAGGATATGGCATGGGAGGTTTTCCGAGATTTTTGGGGCAATCCCACATTCGGTGTGAATGGGCAAAAAGGCTGCACCACCTATTTTCAATACATGGACGTTGATTTCTTTCTGCTCGACAATCGCTACTTTCGCACCCCCAACGAATGTCGCACCTGCCCTGAGCGCACCTTGTTGGGAAAAGAGCAGCTGAATTGGTTTTTAGGCGCGCTGGCACAAAGTCAGGCACCCTTCAAAATAGTAGCCATCGGTGGCCAATTGCTTACGACGAGCGTGAAGCACGAAACAGCCGCCAACCTTTTCCCCGCCGAGCGCGACACCATTTTGAATTTCATTGAAAGGGAAAATATCAAAGGCGTTGTTTTTCTGACTGGCGACAAACATTTCACCGAACTGAGCGCCATGAAAAACGGTGCGGGCAATTGGGTCTATGACCTTACCACTTCGCCGCTTACCTCAGGCACCAACCCCAATGCAGAAGAAAACAAATGGCATGTGGAAGGCACGCGCGTGAACACGCACAACTTCTCCATGCTCCGCTTCAGCGGCACTCGCACCGAGCGAGCTTTGGAAATCACAAACTACGATGCCGACGGCAAGGAAACGTGGAAAAGAACCATCACAGCCAAGGGAATGAAATGA
- a CDS encoding redoxin domain-containing protein, which yields MRHLRFILLPLLFGAGIASQAQTNVAQADFDSTLIQVQIEGIPAGKTRLVGIYGDRNYLADSADVDANGRFEIRRKEPLPAGFYTFLLPGGNKNFSILIDQDQRFALRAKADDIANTMQVNGSINTDLFYKNAMFQAKQDPEIQRTSELMKNNPEDSPAYQQAKARQNQILDERKAHLDEIYAKYPDAFFTKFKQAGQNPELTYPRKPNGDLDTLAQLLQYRSQFWENVDFTDERLLRTPVVGNKLRRYIKEMVPQNRDSIIPVADELIRRVLPHKPYFQFFANWIALQYENTKTTVMDGEAVYVHVVKNFFTPELAFWDKPENLEKLQKHVWEMEASLLWKKGADVRAKDILTDKERSIYELTAPIVVVFMFSPDCEHCQKDAPKIQTIARNWKSRGVDFFGIGVSTTAEELKTFTKKHGFDFPVVFDPTNRAIYAKYFVDITPELYILNKDRIIVAKNLKAEQLEEVFQRELNKLK from the coding sequence ATGAGGCATTTGAGATTTATCCTGTTACCCCTGCTTTTCGGCGCTGGCATCGCATCGCAGGCACAAACCAATGTAGCCCAAGCCGACTTCGACAGCACACTCATTCAAGTTCAGATAGAAGGCATCCCTGCCGGGAAAACCCGCCTTGTGGGCATCTATGGCGACCGCAATTACTTGGCCGACTCGGCTGATGTGGATGCCAACGGACGCTTCGAGATTCGGCGCAAAGAACCGCTCCCCGCTGGCTTCTACACCTTCCTGCTGCCCGGCGGCAACAAGAATTTTTCCATTCTCATTGACCAAGACCAGCGTTTCGCGCTTCGCGCCAAAGCCGACGACATTGCCAACACAATGCAGGTGAACGGCTCCATCAACACGGACTTGTTCTACAAAAACGCCATGTTTCAGGCCAAACAAGACCCTGAAATCCAGCGAACTTCCGAACTGATGAAAAACAACCCGGAAGACTCGCCGGCCTATCAGCAAGCCAAAGCGCGGCAAAATCAAATCCTCGATGAGCGCAAGGCACATCTCGACGAAATCTACGCCAAATACCCCGACGCTTTTTTCACCAAATTCAAACAAGCAGGCCAAAACCCCGAACTCACCTACCCGCGCAAACCTAATGGCGACCTCGACACATTGGCACAGCTGCTGCAATACCGCAGCCAATTCTGGGAGAACGTGGACTTTACCGACGAGCGACTGCTGCGCACCCCCGTCGTCGGCAACAAACTGCGCCGATACATCAAGGAAATGGTGCCCCAAAACCGTGATTCCATCATCCCCGTAGCCGACGAACTGATTCGCCGCGTGTTGCCCCACAAACCTTATTTCCAATTTTTTGCAAACTGGATTGCCCTGCAATACGAAAACACCAAGACCACAGTCATGGATGGCGAGGCGGTATATGTGCACGTCGTGAAAAACTTCTTCACGCCCGAACTGGCGTTTTGGGACAAGCCCGAAAATCTGGAGAAATTGCAAAAACACGTCTGGGAAATGGAGGCCAGTCTCCTTTGGAAAAAAGGCGCCGACGTGAGGGCAAAGGATATTCTGACCGACAAGGAGAGAAGCATCTACGAACTCACCGCCCCTATCGTGGTGGTGTTCATGTTTAGCCCCGACTGCGAGCATTGCCAAAAAGACGCTCCCAAAATCCAAACCATCGCCCGCAACTGGAAAAGCCGGGGGGTGGATTTCTTTGGCATAGGTGTCAGCACCACGGCTGAGGAGTTGAAAACGTTCACTAAGAAACACGGCTTTGATTTCCCCGTCGTGTTCGACCCCACCAATCGCGCCATTTACGCCAAATACTTCGTGGATATCACACCGGAACTTTACATCCTCAACAAAGACCGCATCATCGTGGCGAAGAACCTCAAAGCCGAGCAATTGGAAGAGGTGTTTCAGCGTGAGCTCAACAAACTGAAATAG
- a CDS encoding peptidylprolyl isomerase, with amino-acid sequence MVRRQKGVDPQAQLMLFPTSLASALRCAFLSLALFLTTGCQSKKNTQAIIHTSMGDIRVRLYDDTPRHRDFFLRLIRLGAYDSLRVRRIERDFVVQSGYAREVPQLTTTPPAQTQRPLLRGALAANGSLFFIVQGRPQTDATLDKWEQQLGKKFSPELRALYKQKGGAPQLDGQYTVFGEVAAGIDVVDKIAALPRNSDDEPLETVTMRVKTLERQ; translated from the coding sequence ATGGTCAGGCGACAAAAAGGTGTTGACCCGCAAGCCCAATTGATGCTCTTCCCAACATCTCTCGCCTCGGCGCTGCGCTGCGCTTTTCTTTCTCTCGCGCTTTTTCTGACAACGGGTTGCCAATCAAAGAAAAACACGCAGGCAATCATCCACACTAGCATGGGCGACATACGAGTGCGGCTTTACGACGACACTCCCCGCCACCGCGATTTTTTCCTTAGGCTGATTCGTTTGGGTGCCTACGACAGCCTTCGCGTGCGTCGCATAGAGCGCGATTTTGTGGTGCAGAGCGGTTACGCCCGCGAGGTGCCTCAACTGACGACTACCCCACCCGCCCAAACGCAGCGTCCGTTATTGAGGGGCGCGTTAGCGGCCAACGGCTCGCTTTTCTTCATCGTGCAGGGCCGGCCACAAACGGATGCCACCTTGGACAAGTGGGAGCAGCAATTGGGCAAAAAATTCTCCCCCGAACTGCGTGCGCTTTACAAACAAAAAGGTGGCGCGCCGCAGTTGGACGGGCAATACACGGTTTTTGGCGAAGTCGCCGCGGGCATTGATGTGGTGGATAAAATCGCCGCACTTCCTCGAAACAGCGACGACGAGCCTTTGGAGACGGTGACGATGCGAGTGAAAACGCTCGAGCGTCAATGA
- a CDS encoding DUF1572 domain-containing protein codes for METSPELNYLDSARKLFGYYRELGDKALAQIDDEHIHWQPSPESNSVAIIVKHLNGNMRSRFTDFLTADGEKPWRDREAEFENDYANKEELLAAWNEGWECFFDAVNPLTDRDLDKIVYIRNEGHTVLEALSRQLAHYPYHIGQLVYLCRLLAGEKWQSLSIPKGGSRAFNNEKFAQEKQRKFFAEKR; via the coding sequence ATGGAGACCTCTCCCGAACTCAACTATCTCGATAGCGCCCGAAAACTTTTCGGGTACTACCGCGAGCTTGGCGACAAGGCACTTGCCCAGATTGACGACGAGCACATTCATTGGCAGCCCTCGCCCGAAAGCAACAGCGTGGCCATCATCGTGAAGCATCTGAACGGCAATATGCGGAGCCGCTTCACCGACTTTCTCACCGCTGATGGCGAGAAGCCTTGGCGCGACCGCGAGGCGGAATTTGAAAACGATTATGCCAACAAGGAAGAACTATTGGCCGCGTGGAACGAAGGCTGGGAATGCTTTTTCGATGCTGTGAACCCTCTCACGGACCGCGATTTGGATAAAATCGTTTATATCAGGAACGAGGGACACACAGTGTTGGAAGCCCTGTCGCGCCAACTCGCCCACTATCCCTACCACATAGGCCAGCTGGTATATCTGTGCCGCCTGTTGGCAGGCGAAAAATGGCAATCGCTCTCGATTCCGAAAGGCGGGTCTCGGGCGTTCAACAATGAAAAATTTGCGCAAGAAAAACAGCGCAAGTTTTTTGCGGAAAAGCGGTGA
- a CDS encoding acyl-CoA dehydrogenase codes for MFHLTEEHLAVQQAARDFAQNELKPGVIERDSKGIYPAEQVKKMGELGFLGMMVSPEYGGGGMDTLSYVLAMEEISKVDNSCSVIMSVNNSLVCWGIEAFGTEEQKRKYLPKLVTGEWIGSFCLSEPEAGSDATSQRTTAVDMGDHYLLSGTKNWITNGATSKLHLVMAQTYPEKAHRGINCLIVEADWPGVTIGAKEDKLGIRSSDTTSIMYSDVKVPKANRIGDDGFGFKFAMKTLSGGRIGIASQALGIAAGAYELSVAYSKERSAFGKPISQHQAIAFKLADMATEIEAARLLVYRAALMKDQGLNYDQAAAMAKLYASEVAMRHTVEAVQIHGGYGFVKEYHVERLMRDAKITQIYEGTSEVQRIVISRNVLNGELYVPMLNTQSAEMAH; via the coding sequence ATGTTTCACCTGACCGAAGAGCATTTGGCCGTGCAACAAGCGGCCCGCGACTTTGCCCAAAACGAACTAAAGCCCGGCGTGATTGAGCGCGACTCGAAGGGCATCTACCCCGCAGAGCAAGTCAAAAAAATGGGCGAACTCGGCTTTCTTGGCATGATGGTCTCGCCTGAGTACGGCGGCGGAGGCATGGACACGCTTTCTTATGTGCTGGCGATGGAGGAAATCAGCAAAGTGGACAACTCCTGCTCTGTCATCATGTCCGTCAACAACTCGCTCGTTTGTTGGGGCATTGAGGCTTTTGGCACCGAAGAGCAAAAACGCAAGTACTTGCCAAAGCTCGTCACGGGGGAGTGGATTGGCTCATTCTGTCTTTCCGAACCAGAGGCAGGCAGCGATGCCACGAGCCAACGTACCACAGCCGTTGACATGGGCGACCATTACCTTTTGAGCGGCACCAAAAACTGGATTACCAACGGCGCCACCTCCAAACTGCACCTCGTGATGGCGCAGACTTATCCAGAAAAAGCGCACCGGGGCATCAATTGCCTCATCGTGGAGGCCGATTGGCCGGGCGTGACCATCGGGGCAAAAGAGGACAAACTCGGCATCCGCTCTTCCGACACGACCAGCATCATGTATTCCGATGTGAAAGTGCCCAAGGCCAATCGCATCGGCGACGACGGCTTTGGGTTCAAATTCGCCATGAAAACCCTCTCCGGTGGTCGCATCGGCATCGCTTCTCAGGCGCTTGGTATCGCAGCAGGCGCTTATGAGCTCTCCGTTGCTTATTCCAAAGAACGCAGCGCCTTTGGCAAACCCATCAGCCAGCATCAAGCCATTGCTTTCAAACTCGCCGACATGGCCACCGAAATAGAAGCAGCCCGACTGCTCGTCTATCGCGCTGCCTTGATGAAAGACCAAGGACTCAACTACGACCAAGCCGCAGCCATGGCCAAGCTCTACGCATCGGAAGTCGCCATGCGCCACACTGTGGAGGCCGTGCAGATTCACGGCGGCTACGGTTTCGTGAAAGAATATCATGTGGAGCGCCTCATGCGCGACGCGAAAATCACGCAGATTTATGAGGGCACCTCAGAGGTGCAGCGCATCGTCATCTCGCGCAACGTGCTCAACGGGGAGCTGTATGTGCCCATGCTGAATACACAGTCGGCCGAAATGGCGCATTGA
- a CDS encoding NAD-dependent epimerase/dehydratase family protein, whose protein sequence is MHTILGINGTVGLGLATALRRQNIPVRGVSRRPFPGDWEHRQADVTNRADVLNAVDGSKVVYLLVGLEYNINIWRRDWPVIMENCIEACQANDAKFVFLDNVYSYGLVEGAMTEETPHRPSSEKGKVRQQIAERLLEAFDKKTIRGCIARAADFYGPDCQTSILNLTVFERLAAGKSAFLMGRADKIHTYTYTHDIGPALALLGTDARADEQIWHLPSSAERWTGEDWVKAAATAFGVKPKFQTTPTFMLRIMGLGSRLFREMAEMNYQFAHDYVFSSEKFERAFGMKPTSYRQGLDATVAYYRSRKS, encoded by the coding sequence ATGCACACTATCTTGGGTATCAACGGTACGGTCGGCTTGGGTTTGGCCACCGCGCTTCGCAGACAAAATATACCAGTGCGTGGCGTAAGCCGACGCCCCTTTCCCGGCGACTGGGAACACCGACAGGCCGACGTGACCAATCGCGCCGACGTGCTTAACGCAGTGGATGGCTCCAAAGTCGTATATCTGTTGGTTGGGTTGGAATACAACATCAACATTTGGCGTCGCGATTGGCCGGTGATTATGGAAAACTGCATAGAGGCGTGCCAAGCCAACGATGCCAAGTTTGTATTTCTCGACAACGTGTATTCTTATGGCCTCGTGGAAGGCGCCATGACGGAAGAGACACCCCACCGCCCCAGTAGTGAAAAAGGAAAGGTACGCCAACAGATTGCCGAACGCTTGCTCGAGGCTTTTGACAAAAAAACAATTCGCGGCTGCATCGCACGCGCCGCAGATTTTTATGGCCCCGACTGCCAAACCAGCATCCTGAACCTCACGGTCTTTGAAAGATTGGCAGCGGGCAAATCGGCATTTTTGATGGGACGGGCCGATAAAATTCACACCTATACCTACACGCACGACATCGGGCCAGCACTAGCGCTGCTTGGCACCGACGCTCGCGCCGATGAACAAATATGGCACCTCCCGTCGTCCGCCGAACGCTGGACAGGCGAGGATTGGGTGAAAGCTGCCGCCACGGCCTTTGGTGTGAAGCCCAAGTTCCAGACGACCCCGACTTTCATGTTGCGCATCATGGGCTTGGGGAGCAGGCTTTTCCGCGAAATGGCAGAGATGAACTACCAATTTGCGCACGACTATGTTTTTTCCTCCGAAAAATTCGAGCGCGCATTCGGCATGAAGCCGACATCGTACCGGCAAGGCTTGGACGCAACTGTGGCTTATTATCGGAGCAGAAAAAGCTGA
- a CDS encoding NAD(P)-dependent glycerol-3-phosphate dehydrogenase → MSPFNPVGVIGAGSFGTAVANLLAHNADVLLFSRSQETVDTINQSRSHLGVEIAERVAATSDLEEVARRCSLIMPIVPSNSFRQVTQAIAPYLRPRHIIIHGTKGFDLKDVEEDELERPGLVLTRSNVRTMSEVVLEESSVVRVGCLSGPNLAAEIMQGQPTATLVGSRFREVIQAGQVALNSQRFHVFGSYDILGAELAGALKNIVALGSGILGGMGMGRNIQGLLIARGLAEMVYFGKSLGASSQAFIGVAGIGDLVATATSLNSRNYTFGTRLAQGETTAQIRDTMPELAEGVRTLRIAHQLARQYKLHVPITNMLYAVVFEGFPIEKALEYLMTYPYAVDVDFL, encoded by the coding sequence ATGTCTCCTTTTAATCCGGTAGGGGTGATTGGTGCCGGCAGTTTTGGTACTGCGGTTGCCAACTTGTTGGCGCACAATGCCGACGTATTGTTGTTCAGCCGCAGCCAAGAAACGGTGGATACCATCAATCAGAGCCGTTCCCATCTGGGGGTGGAAATCGCCGAGAGGGTGGCCGCCACAAGCGACTTGGAGGAGGTGGCACGGCGCTGCTCGCTCATCATGCCTATTGTGCCATCCAATAGTTTCAGGCAAGTGACGCAGGCCATCGCTCCCTACCTGCGTCCGCGTCACATCATCATTCACGGCACCAAAGGATTCGACCTCAAAGACGTGGAGGAAGACGAGCTGGAGCGCCCCGGCCTCGTGCTGACCCGCTCCAACGTGCGCACCATGAGCGAGGTGGTGTTGGAGGAAAGCAGCGTGGTGCGGGTAGGATGCCTTTCGGGGCCTAATCTCGCCGCTGAAATCATGCAAGGCCAGCCCACCGCCACTTTGGTCGGCAGCCGGTTCCGCGAAGTCATTCAGGCGGGACAGGTGGCGCTGAATAGCCAGCGTTTTCATGTATTTGGCTCCTACGATATTCTCGGCGCAGAGCTCGCCGGCGCTTTAAAAAACATCGTAGCCTTAGGCTCCGGCATCTTGGGCGGCATGGGCATGGGGCGCAATATCCAAGGGCTGCTCATCGCGCGCGGGCTGGCCGAGATGGTTTATTTCGGCAAATCGCTCGGCGCTTCGAGCCAAGCCTTCATCGGTGTGGCGGGCATTGGCGACCTTGTGGCGACGGCGACCAGCCTCAACAGTCGCAACTACACTTTCGGCACACGCCTTGCTCAAGGGGAAACCACCGCCCAAATCCGCGACACCATGCCCGAACTGGCAGAAGGGGTGCGGACGCTCCGAATCGCCCACCAACTCGCCCGTCAATACAAACTGCATGTGCCGATAACGAATATGCTATACGCAGTTGTTTTTGAGGGCTTCCCCATCGAAAAAGCGTTGGAGTACCTGATGACTTATCCGTATGCGGTGGATGTGGATTTTTTGTAA